In Geotalea uraniireducens, one genomic interval encodes:
- the otsB gene encoding trehalose-phosphatase, whose amino-acid sequence MNDGRARTIFCFDFDGTLATIVADRQAARLHPACRQLLRDLVIKPENIVAILSSRSLDDLIARVPVSGVFLGGGSGIEWRVPGGERLGAPPEEARQIETLRHNHLRRLTELVVLSGGEVEDKYWSVAVHTRRLSPAVKEMLALCLDKWCRMNDLQLFRGPEVLEVQFLERLNKEYGVRRLCDYVGYRRGTDRLFYAGDDENDARAMAWVVGEGGTVFAIGTASPVAGAYLLDGPLALAQTVGGAVPVR is encoded by the coding sequence ATGAATGACGGCCGGGCACGCACTATTTTTTGCTTCGACTTCGACGGCACCCTAGCCACCATCGTTGCTGATCGCCAGGCGGCCCGCCTCCATCCGGCCTGCCGGCAACTGTTACGGGACCTGGTGATCAAGCCGGAAAACATCGTCGCCATCCTGTCGAGCCGGTCGCTTGACGACCTGATTGCCCGGGTGCCGGTCTCCGGGGTGTTTCTCGGCGGGGGGAGCGGCATCGAATGGCGGGTGCCGGGGGGGGAGCGGCTCGGTGCCCCGCCGGAGGAGGCGCGGCAGATCGAAACGCTGCGGCACAATCATCTGCGCCGGCTCACCGAGCTCGTCGTCCTATCCGGCGGCGAGGTGGAAGACAAGTACTGGTCGGTGGCGGTCCATACCCGGCGACTCTCGCCAGCCGTCAAGGAGATGCTTGCCCTCTGCCTCGACAAGTGGTGCCGGATGAACGATCTCCAGCTGTTCCGCGGGCCCGAGGTCCTGGAAGTGCAGTTTCTGGAGCGGTTGAACAAGGAATACGGCGTCAGGCGGCTGTGCGATTATGTCGGCTACCGGCGGGGCACTGACCGGCTTTTCTACGCCGGGGATGACGAAAATGATGCCCGGGCGATGGCCTGGGTCGTCGGCGAAGGGGGGACGGTCTTCGCCATCGGCACTGCATCGCCGGTGGCGGGAGCCTATCTGCTGGACGGACCGCTTGCCCTTGCCCAGACCGTCGGCGGCGCGGTGCCGGTCCGCTGA